A window from Prochlorococcus marinus CUG1435 encodes these proteins:
- a CDS encoding NADPH-dependent assimilatory sulfite reductase hemoprotein subunit: MIKVEKVKKKKDSAKEETVCLANGLEVSKFENFKKSSQFLKEPLATELVNESDHFTNDAVQLLKFHGSYQQDNRENRRPGKSKDWQMMLRLRNPGGEVPGKLFLALDALSDKLGNGTLRATTRQAFQMHGIRKENLKEVIQTIVNSMGSTLAACGDINRNVMAPAAPFDSPDYNIARALAKKVADLLTPMAGQGTFLELWADGDLEYTIKPDKDIEAIRKLQFKDNVFSGIKDEPLYGSTYLPRKFKCAVTVPGDNSVDLLTNDIGIVAFTSKDGNLEGCNFYVGGGMGRTHNNEETFARIADPLGYVEEPDVYELIQSIVAIQRDYGDRKSRKNSRMKYLLHRKGIKWFKKILSDRYFKKEIKKIRKEPDKVLIDYLGWHKQNKTSHFVGLPLLSGRLSGEKKSTITSIVKKYNLDLRLTPNQDILLCNIANINKGEIQKSLSKIGYENLENINEIKRHALACPALPLCGLAMTEAERILPDVLKRIENLLLDLKIQKTILFRMTGCPNGCTRPYMAELALVGSGQNKYQLWLGGSKNLQRLAKPFLQRMELNDLEKTLQPLFDKWKSNLDLDFGDFINTQDENYILNLLNENQ, encoded by the coding sequence TTGATCAAGGTTGAGAAAGTAAAAAAGAAAAAAGATTCTGCAAAGGAAGAGACTGTTTGTTTAGCAAATGGACTAGAAGTTTCTAAATTTGAAAATTTCAAAAAAAGTAGTCAATTTCTTAAGGAACCACTTGCTACGGAATTAGTCAATGAAAGTGATCATTTTACTAATGATGCAGTTCAGTTATTAAAATTTCATGGTAGTTATCAACAAGATAATAGGGAAAATAGGAGACCGGGCAAAAGTAAAGATTGGCAAATGATGCTTAGGTTAAGAAATCCGGGCGGTGAAGTCCCTGGGAAATTATTTTTAGCATTAGACGCATTATCTGACAAACTAGGTAATGGAACACTTAGGGCCACTACAAGACAAGCCTTTCAAATGCATGGAATCAGAAAGGAGAACCTAAAGGAAGTAATTCAAACAATAGTTAATTCAATGGGCTCGACATTAGCTGCATGTGGTGACATAAATAGAAACGTTATGGCCCCTGCGGCTCCATTTGATTCGCCAGACTATAATATTGCAAGAGCATTGGCAAAAAAAGTTGCAGATCTTCTTACACCAATGGCTGGCCAAGGCACTTTTTTAGAGCTTTGGGCTGATGGCGATTTAGAGTACACCATAAAGCCTGACAAAGATATTGAAGCAATTAGGAAACTCCAATTTAAAGATAATGTTTTTAGTGGGATAAAAGATGAGCCTCTTTATGGATCAACTTATTTACCAAGAAAATTCAAATGTGCCGTGACAGTTCCTGGGGACAATTCTGTTGATCTTCTTACCAATGACATAGGAATAGTTGCCTTTACTTCTAAAGATGGGAACTTAGAAGGATGCAACTTCTATGTTGGAGGTGGTATGGGTCGCACACATAATAATGAGGAGACCTTTGCCAGAATTGCTGATCCACTTGGATATGTTGAAGAACCTGATGTTTATGAATTAATACAAAGCATTGTGGCTATTCAAAGAGATTATGGTGATAGAAAATCAAGGAAAAATTCGAGAATGAAATATCTTCTTCATAGAAAAGGTATTAAATGGTTCAAAAAGATACTTTCTGATAGGTATTTCAAAAAAGAAATTAAAAAAATCAGAAAAGAACCTGATAAAGTTCTTATTGATTACCTAGGTTGGCATAAACAAAATAAAACCTCCCATTTTGTGGGTTTACCATTATTATCAGGGAGATTATCTGGAGAGAAGAAGAGTACTATCACAAGTATTGTTAAAAAATATAATTTAGATTTAAGACTCACACCTAATCAAGATATTTTACTTTGTAATATCGCCAATATAAACAAAGGTGAAATTCAAAAATCTCTATCAAAAATTGGATACGAAAATTTAGAAAATATTAATGAAATAAAAAGACACGCTTTAGCTTGTCCAGCTTTACCACTTTGTGGTCTTGCAATGACTGAAGCTGAAAGAATATTACCTGATGTACTAAAAAGGATTGAAAATTTACTATTAGATCTAAAAATACAAAAGACAATTTTATTCAGAATGACAGGATGTCCGAATGGATGTACCAGGCCTTATATGGCAGAATTAGCACTTGTTGGAAGTGGGCAAAACAAATACCAATTATGGTTGGGGGGAAGTAAAAATCTACAAAGGCTTGCTAAACCATTTTTACAAAGAATGGAACTTAACGATTTAGAAAAAACTCTTCAACCACTATTTGATAAATGGAAGAGTAATTTGGATTTGGACTTCGGAGATTTCATAAATACTCAAGATGAAAATTATATATTGAATTTACTAAATG
- a CDS encoding glycine--tRNA ligase subunit beta, with protein sequence MSKYLLEIGTEELPAKFSHSVLEQFKSLIEFELDKKLIKFEHLVVTSTPRRIVLLIEGLVDYAEDKIIERKGPKANSAYLNGCPTNAALGFANSLDIDVGELEIKNTQKGDFVFGKKIEKGLSTKISLSSIIPKLVKSLQGPRFMRWGAGNIKFSRPIRWIASIYNDEILDFEFDECDPKINISNKTKGHRLINDVLEVKNLDDFFELLKRNRVMAIRNERKEKIESLINQASKFLNLKPDLSEGLLNELTDLVEWPDLIIGKFSEEFLDLPVEVLSTVMKNHQRYVPLLLKNESFTKLDLSSEKNISTTFCVISNGLEESNNNIAKGNEKVLRARFSDAKFFVESDKIVSSIDRNEKLKSVSYLKGLGNIFQRVERIEEVTKKILKFLNDKSLEEKKIIEAAKYCKNDLCSEIVFEFPELQGIMGGKYLKYEGFSEDVCLAVAEHYLPSFYKDDLPSTKYGAIVSIADKVETLISIFISGKRPSGSSDPYALRRNLNGVIKIIWDYELDLPLDKLFNELIDFWKIVFPNLNFSRETVFNDLNEFLVQRIVSHLEEISLSKELIKAVCSSDELSQKRVLNIVDLKNRIKSIINFNEKDNFVEIQKVITRVSKLANNSDLSRDVLSTRDYVNTKLFEKECELKVFEFIGELEKLFSESYCNYLELLNLFEINVNTIEDLFDNEKGVLIMSEDLKIRNNRLNLLSLIRNYSLKIADFTLLNS encoded by the coding sequence TTGTCTAAATATTTACTTGAGATAGGAACAGAAGAGTTGCCCGCAAAATTTTCTCATTCTGTTCTAGAGCAATTTAAATCTCTAATAGAATTTGAATTGGATAAAAAGTTAATCAAATTCGAACATTTAGTTGTTACTTCCACACCAAGGAGGATAGTGCTTCTTATTGAAGGTTTAGTTGATTATGCAGAAGATAAGATAATAGAAAGAAAAGGGCCTAAAGCAAATTCAGCTTATTTAAATGGATGTCCTACTAATGCTGCTTTAGGATTTGCTAATAGCTTAGATATAGATGTAGGTGAGCTAGAAATAAAAAATACACAAAAGGGTGATTTTGTATTTGGGAAGAAAATTGAGAAAGGTCTATCAACAAAAATTTCTTTGTCTTCGATTATCCCAAAATTAGTCAAAAGTCTTCAAGGCCCTCGATTTATGAGATGGGGGGCTGGGAATATAAAATTTTCAAGACCTATAAGGTGGATTGCCTCTATTTATAATGATGAAATTCTTGATTTTGAATTTGATGAATGTGATCCAAAGATCAATATAAGTAATAAAACAAAAGGGCATAGGCTAATCAATGATGTTTTAGAAGTTAAGAATCTTGATGACTTTTTTGAATTATTGAAACGAAATAGAGTAATGGCTATTAGAAATGAAAGAAAAGAAAAAATTGAAAGTTTAATAAATCAGGCATCCAAATTTTTAAATCTGAAACCTGACCTTTCAGAAGGATTACTAAATGAACTAACTGATTTAGTTGAATGGCCAGACTTAATTATTGGTAAATTTAGTGAAGAATTTCTTGATCTTCCGGTTGAAGTTCTCTCAACAGTCATGAAAAATCATCAGAGATACGTTCCTCTACTATTGAAAAACGAAAGTTTTACCAAACTAGATTTAAGCTCTGAAAAAAATATTAGTACAACTTTCTGCGTTATTTCAAATGGTCTTGAAGAATCAAATAATAATATTGCCAAAGGTAATGAGAAAGTATTAAGGGCAAGGTTTTCAGATGCAAAATTTTTCGTAGAAAGTGATAAAATAGTGTCTTCAATTGATAGAAATGAAAAGCTTAAATCTGTTTCATATTTGAAAGGACTTGGAAATATATTTCAGAGGGTAGAAAGGATAGAGGAAGTTACAAAAAAAATTCTTAAATTTTTAAATGATAAGTCTTTAGAAGAAAAAAAAATAATAGAAGCGGCTAAATACTGTAAAAACGACTTATGTAGCGAAATTGTTTTCGAATTCCCTGAGCTGCAAGGAATTATGGGTGGTAAATATCTTAAATATGAGGGATTTAGTGAGGATGTTTGCTTGGCTGTCGCGGAACATTATTTACCTTCTTTTTATAAAGATGATTTGCCATCCACAAAATATGGTGCAATAGTTTCCATAGCAGATAAGGTCGAAACTTTAATAAGTATATTTATTTCTGGTAAACGTCCCAGTGGATCATCTGATCCTTATGCTTTAAGAAGAAATTTGAATGGAGTGATTAAAATAATTTGGGATTATGAACTTGATTTACCTTTAGATAAATTATTCAACGAACTTATTGATTTTTGGAAAATCGTATTTCCAAATTTAAACTTCTCAAGAGAAACAGTATTTAATGATTTAAATGAATTTTTAGTTCAGAGAATCGTTAGTCATCTAGAAGAAATATCACTAAGTAAGGAATTAATAAAGGCCGTTTGCTCTTCTGATGAATTATCTCAAAAAAGAGTATTGAATATTGTCGATCTTAAAAATAGGATTAAATCTATTATCAATTTTAACGAAAAGGATAATTTTGTTGAAATCCAGAAGGTAATTACTAGGGTAAGCAAATTAGCAAATAATAGTGATCTTTCAAGAGACGTTCTCTCAACAAGAGATTATGTAAATACAAAACTTTTTGAAAAAGAGTGTGAATTGAAAGTTTTTGAATTTATTGGAGAATTAGAAAAACTTTTTTCAGAAAGTTATTGCAATTATTTGGAACTTTTAAATTTGTTTGAGATTAATGTAAACACTATCGAGGATTTATTTGATAATGAAAAGGGCGTTCTAATAATGTCAGAGGATTTAAAAATAAGAAATAATAGACTCAATTTGTTGAGCTTAATTAGAAATTATTCTCTAAAAATAGCCGACTTTACACTTTTGAACTCTTAA
- the chlP gene encoding geranylgeranyl reductase gives MLRVAVIGGGPSGSCAAEILAKAGIKTWLFERKLDNAKPCGGAIPLCMVEEFDLPESIIDRKVRHMRMISPSNREVDISLDRVYGKSDNEFIGMCRREVMDAFMRNRASDLGATLINGLVTSIDTGDNNQGPYKLSYSDFTNGDKKGELKELTVDLLIGADGANSRVAKAMDAGDYKVAIAFQERIKLPKEEMSYYEDLAEMYVGTDVSPDFYGWVFPKYDHVAVGTGTMQKNQSLIKGLQEGVRNRAKKRLVNGEVIKVEAHPIPEHPRPRRVVGRMALVGDAAGYVTKSSGEGIYFAAKSGRMCAEEIVEASKNGQVIPSEQDLKNYLKKWDKKYGTTYKVLEILQNIFYRNDSAREAFVEMCDDMDVQRLTFDSYLYKRVVSMKPLQQLKITMLTLGSILRGKALAPLKYKPVDSAVRENKEVEKMLENYSIKGGIKVKSSKV, from the coding sequence ATGTTGAGGGTAGCTGTTATCGGTGGAGGTCCAAGTGGTTCATGTGCGGCAGAAATACTAGCTAAAGCGGGAATAAAAACTTGGCTCTTCGAGAGAAAATTAGATAATGCGAAACCATGTGGAGGAGCAATTCCACTTTGCATGGTAGAAGAATTTGATTTACCTGAGTCAATTATTGATAGAAAAGTAAGGCATATGAGAATGATATCTCCATCAAATAGAGAAGTAGATATAAGTTTAGATAGAGTTTATGGGAAAAGTGATAATGAATTTATTGGGATGTGTAGAAGAGAAGTTATGGATGCTTTTATGCGCAACAGAGCATCAGATCTTGGAGCTACATTAATAAATGGATTAGTTACTTCTATTGATACAGGGGATAATAATCAAGGGCCCTATAAGCTTTCCTACTCAGATTTTACGAATGGAGATAAAAAAGGGGAACTCAAAGAGCTTACTGTTGACCTTTTAATCGGAGCTGATGGAGCCAATAGCAGAGTCGCAAAAGCAATGGATGCAGGTGATTACAAAGTTGCTATAGCATTTCAGGAAAGAATTAAATTGCCTAAAGAAGAAATGAGTTACTACGAAGATCTTGCTGAAATGTATGTCGGAACTGATGTTTCTCCTGATTTTTATGGGTGGGTATTTCCTAAATATGATCATGTTGCCGTGGGCACTGGAACCATGCAAAAGAATCAGTCATTAATCAAAGGACTTCAAGAGGGTGTAAGAAATAGGGCAAAGAAAAGACTTGTTAATGGTGAAGTAATAAAGGTAGAAGCTCACCCTATTCCAGAGCATCCAAGGCCAAGAAGGGTAGTTGGGAGAATGGCATTAGTTGGTGATGCAGCAGGTTATGTTACAAAAAGTTCTGGAGAGGGTATTTATTTTGCTGCAAAAAGCGGAAGAATGTGTGCTGAAGAAATTGTTGAAGCATCAAAAAATGGTCAAGTAATTCCATCAGAACAAGATTTAAAAAACTATCTTAAAAAATGGGATAAAAAATATGGTACAACTTATAAGGTGCTAGAAATCCTTCAAAATATTTTCTACAGAAATGATTCTGCTAGAGAAGCCTTTGTTGAGATGTGTGATGATATGGATGTTCAAAGACTTACTTTTGATAGTTACTTATACAAAAGAGTTGTATCCATGAAACCATTACAGCAACTTAAAATTACAATGCTTACACTTGGTTCGATTTTAAGAGGGAAAGCCCTAGCACCTTTAAAATATAAACCCGTTGATAGTGCTGTTAGGGAAAATAAAGAAGTAGAAAAAATGCTAGAAAATTATTCAATAAAGGGAGGAATTAAAGTTAAGAGTTCAAAAGTGTAA
- a CDS encoding D-alanyl-D-alanine carboxypeptidase family protein, with protein MELNKDIDHFDLPVAKRNYLNKSNSIQLKKLLIFSPFLFLLFSLTSLRLLRNMEQESFRNQNYQAEINDNYRILGHLPYKEIPKNKLVLIEPNIEVHIDMRDSLLKMREEAKKDGIYLIFLSGYRSINLQNDIFYSLKSIRNQEASERARVSAPPGYSEHSTGFAIDIGDATQRETDFETEFENTNAFRWLKKNAAKFHFKLSFNKNNKYIDYEPWHWRYEGSIEALKVFETSNREL; from the coding sequence TTGGAACTAAACAAAGATATTGATCATTTTGATTTACCTGTTGCCAAAAGAAATTACTTAAATAAGTCTAATTCAATACAACTTAAAAAATTATTAATATTTTCTCCATTTCTTTTCCTTCTTTTTTCTTTAACTTCATTGCGATTGCTTAGAAATATGGAACAAGAATCATTTAGAAATCAAAATTATCAGGCTGAGATAAACGACAACTATAGAATTTTGGGCCATTTACCCTATAAAGAAATTCCAAAGAATAAACTAGTTTTAATTGAGCCAAATATTGAAGTTCATATTGATATGCGTGATTCTCTTTTGAAAATGAGAGAAGAAGCAAAAAAGGATGGAATATATTTGATTTTCTTGAGTGGTTATAGATCAATAAATTTGCAAAACGATATTTTTTATTCTTTAAAATCCATCAGGAATCAAGAGGCGTCAGAAAGAGCAAGAGTTTCAGCACCTCCAGGTTATTCTGAGCATAGTACCGGTTTCGCAATTGATATTGGTGATGCAACTCAAAGAGAAACGGACTTTGAGACAGAATTTGAAAATACTAATGCCTTTAGATGGTTAAAAAAGAATGCAGCAAAGTTTCATTTTAAGTTGTCTTTCAACAAAAATAATAAATACATTGATTACGAACCCTGGCATTGGAGATATGAGGGATCGATTGAAGCTTTAAAAGTTTTTGAAACTTCAAATAGAGAACTATGA
- the typA gene encoding translational GTPase TypA yields MSSSIKEIRNVAIIAHVDHGKTTLVDALLSQSGIFRDNEVIPTCVMDSNDLERERGITILSKNTAVNFKDTRINIIDTPGHADFGGEVERVLGMVDGCLLIVDANEGPMPQTRFVLKKALEKGLRPIVFVNKIDRPRVVPEIAVDKVLDLFLELGADDDQCDFPYLFGSGLSGFAKEEMESSSENMMPLFEAIIRHVPPPVGDSNKPLQLQITTLDYSDFLGRIVIGKIHNGTIKNGQQASLIKENGKTIKGKISKLLGFEGLQRIDINEAFAGDIVAVSGFDDVNIGETIACPDSPQPLPLIKVDEPTLNMTFVVNDSPFAGKEGKFVTSRQLKNRLERELLTNVALRVEETDSPDRFSVSGRGELHLGILIETMRREGFEFQISQPQVIFREIDNVECEPIETLVLDVPEVSVGSCIEKLGSRKAEMKNMQTSSDGRTQLEFLVPSRGLIGFRGEFVRITRGEGIMSHSFYEYKPKTGDFETRRNGVLIAFEEGVATFYALKNAEDRGVYFIKPGVKVYKGMIIGENNRPQDLELNICKTKQLTNMRSAGAEELDTLQSPVDITLERALEYIGPDEMLEVTPDSIRMRKINKKKYK; encoded by the coding sequence ATGTCATCTTCAATAAAAGAAATTAGGAATGTTGCAATTATTGCCCACGTTGATCATGGGAAGACAACTCTTGTAGATGCATTGTTATCTCAATCAGGAATATTCAGAGACAATGAAGTTATTCCTACATGTGTAATGGACTCTAATGATCTTGAAAGAGAAAGAGGAATAACAATACTCTCAAAAAATACTGCAGTTAACTTTAAAGACACCAGAATTAATATTATAGATACACCTGGACATGCTGATTTTGGAGGGGAAGTCGAGAGGGTCTTAGGAATGGTTGATGGTTGTTTGCTTATTGTTGATGCAAACGAGGGACCAATGCCCCAAACAAGATTTGTTTTAAAAAAAGCATTAGAAAAAGGACTTAGGCCTATAGTCTTCGTGAATAAAATTGATAGACCAAGAGTAGTTCCAGAAATAGCAGTTGATAAGGTTCTTGATTTGTTTTTAGAATTAGGCGCTGATGATGATCAATGCGATTTCCCTTATCTTTTTGGAAGCGGCCTATCTGGTTTCGCAAAAGAAGAGATGGAATCTAGTAGTGAAAATATGATGCCTCTTTTTGAGGCTATTATCAGACATGTCCCACCTCCAGTCGGTGATTCAAATAAACCCCTTCAGCTACAAATAACTACTTTGGATTATTCTGATTTTCTAGGCAGAATTGTGATTGGGAAAATTCATAATGGAACTATAAAAAATGGTCAACAAGCTAGTTTAATAAAAGAAAATGGAAAAACTATAAAAGGAAAAATCAGTAAATTATTAGGATTTGAAGGGTTACAAAGAATTGATATAAATGAAGCATTCGCTGGTGATATTGTTGCTGTTTCGGGTTTCGATGATGTGAATATTGGTGAGACCATAGCATGTCCCGATTCTCCTCAACCTCTCCCATTAATCAAAGTTGATGAACCCACCTTAAATATGACTTTTGTTGTCAATGATTCCCCGTTTGCGGGTAAAGAAGGGAAATTTGTTACTAGTAGACAATTAAAAAATAGATTGGAGAGGGAACTTTTAACAAATGTTGCCCTTAGGGTTGAAGAAACCGATTCGCCTGACAGGTTTTCTGTTTCAGGAAGAGGTGAATTACATCTAGGTATTTTGATCGAAACCATGAGAAGAGAGGGTTTTGAGTTTCAAATCTCACAACCTCAAGTGATTTTTAGAGAAATTGATAATGTTGAATGTGAGCCTATAGAGACTTTAGTTTTGGATGTGCCTGAAGTGTCGGTTGGTTCATGTATAGAAAAACTTGGATCAAGAAAGGCGGAGATGAAAAATATGCAGACAAGTTCAGATGGGAGAACTCAATTAGAATTTCTTGTGCCATCAAGAGGGCTAATTGGATTTCGTGGTGAATTTGTTCGGATAACTAGAGGTGAAGGTATCATGAGTCACTCTTTTTATGAATATAAACCCAAAACAGGAGATTTTGAAACTAGAAGGAATGGAGTTCTTATAGCTTTTGAGGAAGGTGTAGCCACTTTTTATGCTTTAAAGAATGCTGAAGATAGGGGGGTTTATTTTATTAAACCTGGTGTTAAAGTTTACAAGGGAATGATAATTGGGGAGAATAATAGACCTCAAGATCTTGAGTTAAATATATGTAAAACTAAACAGTTGACTAATATGAGGTCTGCAGGGGCTGAAGAGCTTGATACTTTGCAGTCACCTGTTGATATTACTCTTGAAAGAGCGCTCGAATATATTGGTCCTGATGAAATGCTTGAAGTTACGCCAGATTCAATAAGAATGAGAAAAATAAATAAGAAAAAGTACAAATAA
- a CDS encoding DUF309 domain-containing protein, which yields MNKESTKSFEDALFIALNLFNNHQWYEAHDAFEEIWNTVDGDERQVIQGILQVSVSQFHLSKGNLNGATILLGEGLGRIKTRTKINLGIDLESFCRCLENLLRKLQYKEILNENDKPFLNPL from the coding sequence ATGAATAAAGAAAGTACAAAAAGTTTTGAAGATGCACTTTTTATTGCTTTAAATCTTTTTAACAATCATCAATGGTATGAGGCCCATGATGCTTTTGAGGAAATTTGGAATACTGTTGATGGTGATGAAAGACAAGTCATTCAGGGAATTTTACAAGTATCAGTCTCGCAGTTTCACTTAAGTAAGGGTAATTTGAATGGTGCTACTATCTTGCTTGGAGAAGGTTTAGGTAGAATAAAAACTAGAACTAAGATTAATTTAGGAATTGATCTTGAATCTTTTTGCCGATGTTTGGAAAATCTATTGAGGAAATTACAATACAAAGAAATTTTAAATGAGAACGACAAACCTTTTTTAAACCCTCTTTGA
- the lptB gene encoding LPS export ABC transporter ATP-binding protein has product MNLKIQNVSLTIKGRSIVHDVSITVNPGEVVGLMGPNGAGKTTTFNIAVGNLKPDKGEILMNGKNITNLPLAIRSRLGLGYLTQEASIFRDLTVKENIDLALKNSSYSRVLIRNRREQLINEFNLNNFVDNYGYQLSGGERRRCEIARALSVGRKGPKYLLLDEPFAGIDPLAVNDLKKLILKLSVNGVGILITDHNVRETLLITNKSYVLSEGKILDYGSSIELADSPIVKKYYLGENFKL; this is encoded by the coding sequence ATGAACCTAAAAATTCAAAATGTATCACTCACAATCAAGGGAAGATCGATAGTACATGATGTTTCCATAACTGTAAATCCAGGAGAGGTTGTTGGCTTGATGGGGCCTAATGGTGCTGGGAAAACTACCACTTTTAATATCGCAGTTGGAAATCTAAAACCTGATAAAGGTGAAATTTTAATGAATGGTAAAAATATAACTAATCTTCCACTAGCAATTAGATCAAGACTTGGGTTGGGTTATTTAACTCAGGAGGCAAGTATATTTCGTGATCTCACTGTTAAAGAAAATATAGATTTGGCTTTGAAGAATTCATCTTATAGTCGAGTATTAATTAGAAATAGAAGAGAACAGTTAATTAATGAATTTAATTTGAATAATTTCGTAGATAATTATGGTTATCAACTTTCAGGAGGCGAGAGAAGGAGGTGTGAGATCGCGAGAGCTCTTTCTGTTGGGAGAAAAGGGCCTAAATATTTATTATTAGACGAACCGTTTGCAGGGATTGATCCCTTAGCTGTTAATGATCTAAAGAAACTAATTCTTAAATTAAGTGTTAACGGGGTAGGAATTCTTATTACAGACCATAATGTCAGAGAAACCCTTTTAATTACCAATAAGTCTTATGTCTTAAGTGAAGGAAAAATTTTAGATTATGGATCATCAATTGAATTGGCAGATAGCCCAATAGTCAAGAAATATTATCTAGGCGAGAATTTCAAACTTTGA
- the ccsB gene encoding c-type cytochrome biogenesis protein CcsB yields the protein MILDDLFKNLIYDPVSVLGLLVFYILLVNLPISLGAVFQKKSSFTLRIFTILVNLSITLQLLFRWSISGHFPISNLYESLYFLVWGISLGQLLIEREYQSPIIPSIAIPVQLLTVAFACFVLPDDLKLSSNLVPALRSSWLVMHVSVVMLSYAALIIGSLLSASVLFVNKNKPLQIRSSSTGIGGFKIPHNNPINDLVDPIEFSHAEELDTLSYRSILIGFVLLTLGLISGAVWANEAWGTWWSWDPKETWAFISWLFYAAYLHMRISKGWQGRKPALLATSGFVVVLVCYLGVNFLGIGLHSYGWIFG from the coding sequence ATGATTTTAGATGATCTTTTTAAAAATTTAATATATGACCCGGTCTCTGTGCTAGGGCTTTTAGTATTTTATATCTTGTTAGTTAATTTACCAATATCTTTAGGGGCAGTTTTCCAAAAAAAGTCCTCTTTTACTTTAAGAATATTTACTATCCTAGTAAATCTATCCATAACATTACAATTACTTTTTAGGTGGTCAATTTCTGGACATTTCCCAATTAGCAATTTGTATGAATCTCTTTATTTCCTTGTTTGGGGGATCTCATTAGGACAACTATTGATTGAAAGGGAATACCAATCTCCAATAATTCCCTCAATAGCTATTCCCGTTCAGTTGTTGACTGTGGCTTTTGCCTGTTTTGTTTTGCCTGATGACTTAAAATTATCATCCAACTTGGTCCCAGCTTTAAGATCTAGTTGGTTAGTGATGCATGTCAGTGTCGTAATGCTTAGTTATGCGGCACTAATAATAGGTTCTTTACTTTCGGCTTCCGTTTTGTTCGTTAATAAAAATAAACCGCTGCAAATTAGAAGTAGTTCTACAGGTATAGGAGGGTTCAAAATTCCTCATAACAACCCTATAAATGATTTGGTTGATCCTATTGAATTTTCTCATGCAGAAGAATTAGATACACTAAGTTATCGTTCTATATTGATAGGCTTTGTTCTTCTTACTCTCGGGTTGATCTCTGGTGCAGTTTGGGCAAATGAGGCATGGGGTACATGGTGGAGTTGGGATCCAAAAGAAACTTGGGCTTTTATCTCATGGTTATTCTATGCCGCTTATTTGCATATGAGAATAAGTAAAGGTTGGCAAGGAAGAAAACCAGCATTATTAGCAACCTCA